Proteins from one Rosa chinensis cultivar Old Blush chromosome 7, RchiOBHm-V2, whole genome shotgun sequence genomic window:
- the LOC112180130 gene encoding protein DETOXIFICATION 16: MEREDNKPSLSSPLIPVREEDGVILEEERSHEKWFKKEEVVEEVKKQLWLAGPLISVSILQYSIQIIAVMFVGHLGELSLSGATMALSFTSVTGFSLLMGMSSALDTLSGQCYGAKQYHMMGIHMQRAMFVLLLVCIPLAIISANTRIILIALGQDVDISTEAGKFARFNIPSLFAYALLQCLVRFLQTQNIVFPMMLSSGITTLLHIPICWLLVFNSGLGGRGAALANSISYWINVLLLVLYVRFSSSCAKTWTGLSKEAFQNVVTFLRLAIPSAVMVCLEMWSFELIVLLSGLLPNPELETSVLSISLNTAAMVWMIPFGLSSAVSTRVSNELGAGHPKTARLSVCVVLVMAITEGLLVGLVLILIRNFWGYAYSNETEVIDYLATMMPILATSNFLDGLQCVLSGTARGCGWQKIGAFVNLGSYYLVGIPLAVLMAFILHIGGKGLWLGIICALIVQVLSLLTITIRTNWEKEAKQATERVYDSTVPVDIVS, encoded by the exons atggagagagaagacaACAAACCATCCTTGAGCTCACCATTGATTCCAGTTCGTGAAGAAGATGGAGTTATATTAGAAGAAGAGAGGAGCCATGAGAAGTGGTTCAAGAAAGAGGAAGTTgtagaagaagtgaagaagcaGTTATGGCTAGCAGGGCCTCTTATATCTGTGAGTATATTACAGTACTCTATACAGATAATAGCTGTCATGTTTGTAGGTCATCTTGGTGAGTTGTCTCTATCCGGTGCTACCATGGCGCTTTCCTTCACATCAGTCACCGGTTTCAGCTTGCTG ATGGGAATGTCGAGTGCATTGGATACTTTATCTGGGCAGTGCTATGGTGCAAAGCAATATCATATGATGGGCATACACATGCAGAGAGCAATGTTTGTTCTTTTACTTGTGTGCATACCCCTTGCTATCATTTCCGCCAACACAAGAATCATCTTAATAGCTCTAGGCCAAGATGTTGACATATCTACCGAAGCTGGAAAGTTTGCACGTTTCAATATCCCTTCCCTTTTTGCCTATGCACTTCTTCAGTGTCTCGTGAGATTCTTACAGACTCAAAATATTGTATTTCCAATGATGCTGAGCTCTGGAATCACTACTTTACTGCATATCCCTATCTGTTGGCTTCTTGTGTTTAATTCTGGACTTGGAGGCAGGGGAGCTGCACTGGCTAATTCCATCTCTTATTGGATCAATGTGCTACTTTTGGTGCTTTATGTCAGGTTCTCTTCATCATGTGCAAAAACTTGGACAGGCCTTTCGAAGGAGGCCTTTCAAAATGTTGTTACATTTCTTAGACTCGCTATTCCGTCGGCTGTCATGGTCTG CTTGGAAATGTGGTCGTTTGAATTGATTGTTCTTCTATCTGGTCTTCTTCCTAATCCAGAGTTGGAAACCTCAGTGCTTTCTATCAG TCTTAATACAGCAGCAATGGTTTGGATGATCCCTTTCGGACTCAGTTCTGCTGTGAG CACTCGAGTCTCGAATGAATTAGGAGCAGGGCATCCAAAAACAGCACGGTTATCAGTATGCGTGGTCTTAGTCATGGCCATCACTGAGGGTTTATTGGTGGGATTAGTCCTGATACTAATACGCAACTTCTGGGGATATGCTTATAGCAATGAAACAGAAGTGATCGATTATCTGGCAACCATGATGCCAATACTTGCTACATCCAACTTCTTGGATGGTCTCCAGTGTGTTCTTTCAG GCACTGCAAGAGGATGTGGGTGGCAGAAGATTGGAGCATTTGTCAATCTTGGATCATATTATTTGGTTGGAATTCCATTGGCTGTTTTAATGGCATTTATCTTGCACATTGGCGGAAAG GGGCTCTGGCTAGGAATCATATGTGCACTCATTGTGCAAGTGTTGTCACTTCTTACTATAACCATACGAACCAACTGGGAGAAAGAG GCAAAACAAGCTACAGAAAGAGTATATGACTCGACAGTTCCGGTTGACATAGTTTCATGA
- the LOC112179214 gene encoding beta-1,2-xylosyltransferase XYXT1 isoform X1, translated as MMYDSILARSFSRHEQKKLGYGAFLCCLLIALCFCTVLKPSLNPLPPLNLQRSLGVRNKILALMESNKESNSSEHVIKTKVDRIIKTEEFKNASLIHEDEVEDSKQEQKNESITDSVTTSPISSSGDDDDQETKIVEVVTKSVEPIICNVKQPRTEYCEVNGDARVDGKSSSVIVASSQLEMSSASNSSWTIRTYARKEDPTAMSHARKWFVRPASTDDQEFPQCSRNHNVPAILFSSGGYTGNHFHDFTDVVIPLFITSRKYKGEVQFLVTDIRPFWIEKFKAVLKGLSNYQFIDIDKEQVVHCFPSITVGLIRHGKELSINDPSKYSLSMKDFRKFLRTTYSLKKVNAIRVKDGQRKKPRLLIIPRKRTRSFTNTVEIMRMAKRLGYKVSVAEASMDVAKFAELVNSCDVLMGVHGAGLTNILFLPENAVFIQILPVGGFEWLAATDFGEPSQDMNLKYLEYKISNEESTLIQQYPLDHAVFTDPYSIGKQGWEAFKSIFLDKQNVKLNVNRFKPTLLKALELLHQ; from the exons ATGATGTACGATTCGATACTTGCCAGAAGCTTTAGTCGGCATGAGCAGAAGAAATTAGGATATGGAGCATTTCTTTGCTGCTTGTTGATAGCATTGTGCTTTTGCACAGTGCTAAAGCCCAGTTTGAATCCTCTACCACCTT TGAATTTGCAGCGATCACTTGGTGTCAGAAACAAGATACTGGCACTAATGGAGTCGAACAAGGAATCAAACAGCTCTGAGCATGTAATCAAAACTAAAGTTGATCGCATCATAAAGACTGAAGAGTTCAAAAATGCGAGTCTTATTCATGAAGATGAAGTAGAAGATTCTAAACAAGAGCAGAAAAATGAAAGCATTACAGACAGTGTTACTACTAGTCCCATTTCAAGCAGCGGTGACGATGATGATCAAGAAACAAAGA TTGTTGAAGTTGTGACAAAGAGTGTGGAGCCAATTATTTGCAATGTCAAGCAACCAAGAACTGAATATTGCGAGGTCAACGGTGATGCTCGGGTTGATGGAAAATCCTCCTCAGTTATTGTTGCTTCATCTCAACTGGAGATGTCATCAGCTAGCAATAGCTCCTGGACTATAAGAACTTATGCTCGAAAAGAAGATCCAACAGCAATGAGTCACGCTCGGAAATGGTTTGTGAGACCAGCAAGTACTGATGACCAGGAATTTCCTCAATGTAGTCGGAATCATAATGTTCCAGCCATTTTGTTTTCGAGTGGAGGATACACCGGAAACCATTTCCATGATTTCACTGATGTGGTGATTCCTCTCTTCATAACTTCACGAAAATACAAGGGTGAAGTTCAGTTTCTTGTCACGGATATACGACCATTTTGGATTGAAAAGTTCAAAGCAGTACTAAAAGGATTGTCCAACTATCAGTTCATTGACATTGACAAAGAACAAGTAGTCCATTGCTTCCCAAGCATAACCGTTGGCCTCATACGACACGGAAAGGAGCTGAGCATCAATGATCCTTCAAAGTATTCTCTTTCTATGAAAGACTTCAGAAAGTTTTTGAGGACAACTTATTCCTTAAAGAAAGTTAATGCAATTAGAGTCAAGGATGGTCAACGCAAAAAGCCTCGGCTTCTGATCATCCCAAGGAAGAGAACGAGGTCTTTCACTAATACAGTAGAAATTATGAGAATGGCAAAACGCTTGGGGTACAAGGTAAGTGTGGCAGAAGCTAGCATGGACGTCGCAAAATTTGCAGAACTTGTAAATTCTTGTGATGTATTGATGGGAGTTCATGGAGCTGGCCTCACAAACATTCTTTTTCTTCCGGAAAATGCAGTCTTCATCCAAATACTTCCTGTTGGAGGGTTTGAATGGCTTGCGGCGACCGATTTTGGAGAGCCTTCACAGGATATGAATCTCAAGTACTTGGAGTATAAGATAAGCAATGAGGAGAGCACATTAATACAGCAATACCCACTAGACCATGCAGTTTTTACTGACCCCTACTCTATTGGAAAACAGGGGTGGGAAGCCTTCAAGTCAATCTTTTTGGATAAGCAAAATGTAAAACTCAATGTCAACAGGTTCAAACCCACTTTGTTAAAAGCCCTTGAGCTTCTGCATCAGTAG
- the LOC112179214 gene encoding alpha-1,3-arabinosyltransferase XAT2 isoform X2: MESNKESNSSEHVIKTKVDRIIKTEEFKNASLIHEDEVEDSKQEQKNESITDSVTTSPISSSGDDDDQETKIVEVVTKSVEPIICNVKQPRTEYCEVNGDARVDGKSSSVIVASSQLEMSSASNSSWTIRTYARKEDPTAMSHARKWFVRPASTDDQEFPQCSRNHNVPAILFSSGGYTGNHFHDFTDVVIPLFITSRKYKGEVQFLVTDIRPFWIEKFKAVLKGLSNYQFIDIDKEQVVHCFPSITVGLIRHGKELSINDPSKYSLSMKDFRKFLRTTYSLKKVNAIRVKDGQRKKPRLLIIPRKRTRSFTNTVEIMRMAKRLGYKVSVAEASMDVAKFAELVNSCDVLMGVHGAGLTNILFLPENAVFIQILPVGGFEWLAATDFGEPSQDMNLKYLEYKISNEESTLIQQYPLDHAVFTDPYSIGKQGWEAFKSIFLDKQNVKLNVNRFKPTLLKALELLHQ, translated from the exons ATGGAGTCGAACAAGGAATCAAACAGCTCTGAGCATGTAATCAAAACTAAAGTTGATCGCATCATAAAGACTGAAGAGTTCAAAAATGCGAGTCTTATTCATGAAGATGAAGTAGAAGATTCTAAACAAGAGCAGAAAAATGAAAGCATTACAGACAGTGTTACTACTAGTCCCATTTCAAGCAGCGGTGACGATGATGATCAAGAAACAAAGA TTGTTGAAGTTGTGACAAAGAGTGTGGAGCCAATTATTTGCAATGTCAAGCAACCAAGAACTGAATATTGCGAGGTCAACGGTGATGCTCGGGTTGATGGAAAATCCTCCTCAGTTATTGTTGCTTCATCTCAACTGGAGATGTCATCAGCTAGCAATAGCTCCTGGACTATAAGAACTTATGCTCGAAAAGAAGATCCAACAGCAATGAGTCACGCTCGGAAATGGTTTGTGAGACCAGCAAGTACTGATGACCAGGAATTTCCTCAATGTAGTCGGAATCATAATGTTCCAGCCATTTTGTTTTCGAGTGGAGGATACACCGGAAACCATTTCCATGATTTCACTGATGTGGTGATTCCTCTCTTCATAACTTCACGAAAATACAAGGGTGAAGTTCAGTTTCTTGTCACGGATATACGACCATTTTGGATTGAAAAGTTCAAAGCAGTACTAAAAGGATTGTCCAACTATCAGTTCATTGACATTGACAAAGAACAAGTAGTCCATTGCTTCCCAAGCATAACCGTTGGCCTCATACGACACGGAAAGGAGCTGAGCATCAATGATCCTTCAAAGTATTCTCTTTCTATGAAAGACTTCAGAAAGTTTTTGAGGACAACTTATTCCTTAAAGAAAGTTAATGCAATTAGAGTCAAGGATGGTCAACGCAAAAAGCCTCGGCTTCTGATCATCCCAAGGAAGAGAACGAGGTCTTTCACTAATACAGTAGAAATTATGAGAATGGCAAAACGCTTGGGGTACAAGGTAAGTGTGGCAGAAGCTAGCATGGACGTCGCAAAATTTGCAGAACTTGTAAATTCTTGTGATGTATTGATGGGAGTTCATGGAGCTGGCCTCACAAACATTCTTTTTCTTCCGGAAAATGCAGTCTTCATCCAAATACTTCCTGTTGGAGGGTTTGAATGGCTTGCGGCGACCGATTTTGGAGAGCCTTCACAGGATATGAATCTCAAGTACTTGGAGTATAAGATAAGCAATGAGGAGAGCACATTAATACAGCAATACCCACTAGACCATGCAGTTTTTACTGACCCCTACTCTATTGGAAAACAGGGGTGGGAAGCCTTCAAGTCAATCTTTTTGGATAAGCAAAATGTAAAACTCAATGTCAACAGGTTCAAACCCACTTTGTTAAAAGCCCTTGAGCTTCTGCATCAGTAG
- the LOC112175610 gene encoding beta-1,2-xylosyltransferase XYXT1: protein MGVDLKMLALSETKISEPICNVMEPRSEFCEIENRDVRVNGKVSSVYVVSSQRENVIEAGNNSWNIRPYARKDDVKAISLIRKWSVKQVSTGDHQESIPKCTRNHSVPAILFSLGGYTLNQYHDFADVIIPLYVTSRKYNGEVQFLITENRIKWIQKFQEILKGLSKYELIDIDKELEQVHCFPSVTVGLKTSRKEMTFDPLRYSYSMKDFRGFLRTTYSLKRANAIKIRDGQHQLKKPRLLIISRNRTRSFTNTGEITQMARDLGYKVTVAEADMNVSNFANVVNSCDVMMGVHGAGLLNMLFLPENAIFIQIIPVGKFQWISTTYYGGPAKDMNLKYLEYKISNEESTLIQQYPLDHAVFTDPISIGKQGWMVFKSIYLNKQNVKLNVTRFKPTLLKALELLQQ, encoded by the coding sequence ATGGGTGTTGATCTCAAAATGCTAGCCCTCAGTGAGACAAAGATATCAGAACCAATTTGCAATGTTATGGAACCAAGATCTGAATTCTGCGAGATTGAGAATAGGGATGTTCGGGTCAATGGAAAAGTGTCCTCAGTGTATGTTGTTTCATCTCAAAGGGAGAATGTGATAGAAGCTGGGAATAACTCATGGAATATAAGACCTTATGCTCGAAAAGACGATGTAAAAGCAATAAGCCTCATTAGGAAATGGTCAGTGAAACAAGTAAGTACTGGTGATCACCAGGAATCGATCCCTAAATGTACCAGAAATCATAGTGTTCCAGCCATCTTGTTTTCTCTTGGTGGATATACATTAAATCAGTACCATGACTTTGCTGATGTGATCATTCCACTCTATGTTACTTCTCGAAAATACAACGGAGAAGTTCAGTTCCTTATCACTGAGAATCGTATTAAGTGGATTCAAAAGTTCCAAGAAATACTAAAAGGACTTTCCAAGTATGAGCTTATTGACATTGACAAAGAATTAGAACAAGTCCATTGCTTTCCAAGCGTAACGGTTGGCCTGAAAACATCTCGCAAGGAAATGACCTTTGATCCTTTGAGATATTCATATTCTATGAAAGACTTCAGAGGGTTTCTAAGAACCACTTATTCATTAAAGAGAGCCAATGCAATCAAAATCAGAGATGGACAGCATCAACTAAAAAAGCCTCGGCTTCTCATCATATCAAGAAACAGAACAAGGTCTTTCACAAATACGGGCGAAATAACTCAGATGGCAAGAGACTTGGGGTACAAGGTAACTGTAGCGGAGGCTGACATGAATGTGTCAAATTTTGCAAATGTTGTGAATTCTTGTGATGTGATGATGGGAGTTCATGGAGCTGGTCTTTTGAACATGCTTTTCCTACCGGAAAATGCAATTTTTATCCAGATAATTCCAGTTGGAAAGTTCCAATGGATTTCGACAACATACTATGGAGGGCCAGCAAAGGATATGAATCTAAAGTATTTGGAATATAAGATAAGCAATGAAGAGAGCACACTGATACAGCAATACCCACTTGATCATGCAGTTTTTACTGACCCCATCTCAATTGGAAAACAAGGGTGGATGGTATTCAAGTCAATCTATCTGAACAAACAAAATGTAAAGCTTAATGTCACTAGGTTTAAACCCACGTTGTTAAAAGCCCTTGAGCTTTTGCAGCAGTAG
- the LOC121050545 gene encoding uncharacterized protein LOC121050545: MLSHSARAWSDSTSFCQYSKVNLTGRWESKDIIDVSLEVGDFGLRENERHEPDAETNIAEVVTKNLELICNVKGWRNVFCEIKKDVRVDGKSAPVFIVSSEMDLGNGIAPGQ, from the exons ATGCTTTCGCATAGTGCTCGAGCTTGGTCTGATTCGACCAGCTT CTGTCAGTATTCAAAGGTGAACTTGACTGGGAGATGGGAATCGAAAGATATTATAGATGTCAGTCTTGAAGTAGGAGACTTTGGTCTACGGGAAAATGAGAGACATGAACCAGATGCAGAGACAAATA TTGCAGAAGTTGTGACAAAGAATTTGGAGCTGATTTGCAATGTTAAGGGATGGAGAAATGTGTTTTGCGAGATCAAAAAGGATGTTCGGGTGGATGGGAAATCGGCTCCAGTGTTTATTGTTTCATCTGAAATGGATCTAGGAAATGGAATAGCTCCTGGACAATAA
- the LOC112176873 gene encoding DExH-box ATP-dependent RNA helicase DExH3: protein MPYSAFFHRSIIIRTTSTAMSLKPRHHHFSLLRPPSLLLLGCFMNTNGHYHTHPVTGLLKWSSSGCCRHADVTCLASSSSSRAAERTDWKQRRRSVAAVPAWYQQQQKQGYGRFAYQDESGSEDSDREFGSGQSSRREMTGSTIDNIDEWRWKLTMLVRNKDEQEVVSRDRKDRRDFDHLSELARGMGLYSHQYSKVVVFSKVPQPNYRPDLDDRRPQREVVLPFGLHKDVDAHLKAHLSQKPISRGNLSHTSMSRSNSNGSIAKDGGLYEQEEPLIQNSVAMERILQQKSLRLLNKQQEWQESIEGQKMLELRRSLPAYKEKDSLLKAISENQVIVVSGETGCGKTTQLPQYILESEIEAGRGGVCSIICTQPRRISAMSVSERVAAERGENLGESVGYKVRLEGMKGRDTRLLFCTTGILLRRLLVDRKLRGVTHVIVDEIHERGMNEDFLLIVLKELLSRRPELRLILMSATLNAELFSSYFYGAPMIHIPGFTYPVRAHFLENILEMTGYRLNQYNQIDDYGQDKTWKMQKQAQAFKKRKSQIASTVEDALEAADFREYSPRTQESLSCWNPDSIGFNLIEHVLCHIVRKERPGAILVFMTGWDDINSLKDQLQSHPLLGDPSRVLLLACHGSMPSSEQRLIFDKPEDGVRKIVLATNMAETSITINDVVFVIDCGKAKETSYDALNNTPCLLPSWISKAASRQRRGRAGRVQPGECYHLYPRCVYDAFADYQLPELLRTPLQSLCLQIKSLQLGSISEFLSKALQSPEPLSVQNAVDYLKIIGALDDNEDLTVLGRHLSMLPVEPKLGKMLILGAIFNCLDPIMTIVAGLSMRDPFMMPFDKKDLAESAKAQFSGRDSSDHLALIRAYDGWKNAERSQAGYEYCWRNFLSAQTLKAIDSLRKQFFFLLKDAGLVDHNIENCNTLSYDEQLIRAIICAGLFPGICSVVNKEKSISLKTMEDGQVLLYSNSVNASVPKIPYPWLVFNEKVKVNSVFLRDSTGVSDSVLLLFGGNISRGGLDGHLKMLGGYLEFFMNPALANTYVSLKRELEELIHNKLIDPKLDMQSHINLLSALRLLVSEDRCDGRFVFGRKMPVPSKKITKELGPGTLRVGDNGKSGGNNSKSQLQTLLVRAGHEAPTYKTKQLKNNQFRSTVIFNGLNFVGQPSNSKKQAEKEAAAEAVLWLKGDNHSSSTDIDHMSMLLNKSRKKIHKTTSFDSAKWS from the exons ATGCCTTACTCCGCCTTCTTCCACCGCTCTATAATAATCCGCACCACCTCCACCGCCATGTCCCTCAAACCCCGCCACCAccacttctctctcctccggccgccgtcgctcctcctcctcggaTGCTTCATGAACACCAACGGCCACTACCACACTCACCCCGTCACCGGCCTGCTCAAATGGAGTTCCTCCGGCTGCTGCCGTCACGCTGACGTCACTTGCCTGGCCTCCTCGTCCTCGTCGCGTGCGGCGGAGAGGACGGATTGGAAGCAGCGGCGGAGGAGCGTTGCGGCCGTGCCGGCGTGGTACCAGCAGCAGCAGAAGCAGGGGTATGGGAGGTTTGCGTACCAGGACGAGTCGGGTAGTGAAGATTCGGACCGGgagttcgggtcgggtcagagcTCTCGCCGGGAGATG ACTGGTTCGACCATTGACAACATCGATGAGTGGAGATGGAAGTTAACCATGCTTGTTCGCAACAAAGATGAGCAAGAAGTGGTGTCGAGGGACAGGAAGGACAGGCGTGATTTTGATCATCTTTCAGAACTGGCAAGAGGGATGGGTTTATATAG CCATCAGTATTCAAAGGTTGTAGTCTTTAGTAAAGTCCCGCAGCCAAATTACAGACCTGATCTGGATGATAGGCGACCACAAAGAGAG GTTGTCTTACCTTTTGGACTGCATAAAGATGTTGATGCTCATCTCAAAGCTCATCTTTCTCAAAAGCCAATCAGCAGAGGAAATTTATCGCATACTTCAATGTCAAGGTCAAATAGTAATGGAAGTATAGCTAAAGACGGGGGACTCTACGAGCAGGAGGAGCCCTTGATACAGAATAGTGTTGCCATGGAGAGAATTCTTCAGCAGAAAAGCTTGCGATTGCTCAATAAGCAACAAGAATGGCAG GAATCCATCGAAGGTCAAAAGATGCTTGAACTTCGTAGAAGTCTGCCTGCATATAAAGAGAAAGATTCCTTGTTAAAAGCCATATCCGAAAATCAG GTCATAGTTGTCTCAGGTGAAACAGGTTGTGGTAAAACTACACAACTTCCTCAGTACATTTTAGAATCTGAGATTGAAGCTGGTCGTGGAGGTGTCTGTAGTATTATTTGTACTCAGCCTAGACGAATATCTGCCATGTCTGTTTCTGAAAGAGTTGCTGCAGAACGAGGGGAGAATCTGGGGGAATCA GTTGGTTACAAAGTTAGGCTGGAAGGAATGAAAGGGAGGGACACACGGCTTCTTTTTTGCACCACAGGCATACTATTGAGAAGATTACTTGTCGACAGAAAGTTGAGAGGTGTTACACATGTCATTGTTGATGAGATTCATGAACGTGGAATGAATGAAG ATTTTCTTCTTATCGTTCTGAAAGAACTTCTCTCTCGCCGTCCTGAGTTGAGATTGATTTTGATGAGTGCAACCTTAAATGCTGAGCTTTTCTCCTCGTACTTTTATGGTGCTCCAATGATCCATATACCT GGTTTTACATACCCGGTCCGAGCACATTTTCTGGAGAATATTCTAGAAATGACTGGATATCGGTTAAATCAATATAATCAAATTGATGATTATGGTCAAGATAAGACGTGGAAAATGCAGAAACAAGCTCAAGCTTTCAAAAAGAGGAAGAGCCAAATTGCTTCTACCGTTGAG GATGCACTTGAAGCTGCTGACTTTAGGGAGTACAGTCCAAGGACTCAGGAGTCTCTGTCCTGTTGGAATCCGGACTCCATTGGTTTTAATCTCATTGAGCATGTGCTTTGCCACATAGTCAGGAAAGAAAGGCCTGGTGCTATTTTGGTTTTTATGACTGGTTGGGATGACATAAACTCCTTGAAAGATCAACTCCAATCTCATCCCCTTTTAGGAGATCCTAGTAGGGTCCTGCTGCTTGCCTGTCATGGTTCCATGCCTAGCTCTGAACAG AGGTTGATATTTGATAAACCAGAAGATGGAGTTAGGAAAATCGTTCTGGCTACAAACATGGCTGAGACCAGTATCACTATCAATGATGTAGTATTTGTGATTGATTGTGGAAAGGCGAAAGAAACATCATATGATGCACTCAATAATACTCCCTGTTTGCTTCCATCCTGGATATCAAAGGCTGCTTCCCGGCAA AGAAGAGGAAGAGCCGGTCGTGTTCAACCCGGCGAGTGTTACCATCTATATCCCCGATGTGTATATGATGCCTTTGCTGATTATCAATTGCCTGAACTTTTGAGGACGCCTCTGCAGTCTCTATGTTTACAAATCAAGAGTCTACAACTTGGAAGTATTTCTGAGTTCCTTTCTAAGGCACTGCAGTCACCGGAACCTTTGTCG GTTCAAAATGCTGTTGATTATCTGAAGATCATAGGGGCTTTAGATGACAATGAAGATCTCACAGTATTAG GTCGCCACCTGTCAATGCTTCCTGTTGAGCCAAAACTTGGGAAAATGCTCATATTAGGGGCTATCTTCAACTGTTTAGATCCAATAATGACTATTGTTGCAGGCCTTAGTATGAGAGATCCATTCATGATGCCATTTGACAAGAAGGAT CTTGCGGAATCGGCGAAAGCACAATTTTCTGGCCGTGATAGCAGCGATCATCTGGCTCTTATCCGAGCATATGATGGTTGGAAAAATGCTGAAAGATCGCAAGCTGGTTATGAGTACTGCTGGAGAAATTTTCTTTCTGCACAAACTCTAAAAGCCATTGACTCTCTTCGGAAgcagttcttcttcttgctcaAGGATGCTGGTTTGGTTGATCACAACATTGAGAACTGCAATACATTGAGCTATGATGAACAGCTTATCCGAGCAATCATCTGTGCAGGATTATTTCCTGGAATATGTTCTGTTGTG AACAAAGAGAAGTCGATTTCGTTGAAAACAATGGAAGATGGACAAGTACTTCTATACTCG AATTCTGTCAATGCTTCGGTGCCTAAAATTCCATATCCATGGCTAGTTttcaatgaaaaggtgaaagtGAATTCAGTATTCCTTCGGGATTCAACCGGCGTATCTGATTCGGTGCTCCTTTTGTTTGGAGGCAACATTTCCAGGGGTGGACTG GATGGGCACCTGAAGATGTTGGGAGGATACTTGGAGTTTTTCATGAATCCTGCATTAGCAAATACATATGTTAGCTTAAAGAGGGAACTTGAGGAACTGATTCATAATAAG CTTATAGATCCCAAATTGGATATGCAATCTCATATTAACCTCCTATCAGCCCTAAGATTACTGGTCTCTGAAGACAGATGTGATGGTAGATTTGTCTTTGGTCGCAAGATGCCAGTACCCTCAAAGAAGATAACGAAAGAGTTAGGTCCAGGCACCTTGAGGGTTGGCGATAATGGTAAAAGCGGGGGTAACAATTCCAAAAGTCAGCTGCAAACATTGCTTGTCAGAGCAGGACATGAAGCTCCCacctacaaaacaaaacaactgaAAAACAACCAGTTTCGGTCCACAGTGATATTCAATGGGTTGAATTTTGTAGGGCAGCCTTCCAATAGTAAGAAACAAGCAGAGAAGGAAGCAGCTGCTGAAGCTGTGCTCTGGTTAAAGGGCGATAACCATTCATCTTCCACAGATATTGACCATATGTCAATGCTTCTAAACAAGAGTAGAAAGAAAATCCATAAAACGACCTCATTTGATAGCGCTAAGTGGagttga
- the LOC112180335 gene encoding putative B3 domain-containing protein Os04g0346900: MATMSRPMASRSKREGRGHAFPVDSPSFCLKIVTAVDLQDGKELPEPAVRKYGNCMADSIFLKVPNCGTSWPIELKKTIRGSRIWLQKGWEQFTDFYSIDQDYFIVFSYEGEHSHFQVHIFHCNNMEMDYPIRGGGAGGCMSTPNLKGSSFPSASSVGRDQNNDNQHDFYGANNFIFGDKPSFRITMTESYLSAILRVPSYFTIEHLCEIGSYSDVTLQTSGERTWTVHCTIDKSRRNGRFNAAGWRAFVQDNQLEAGDDCLFQLIGERKLKVYVYRAK; this comes from the exons ATGGCCACAATGTCACGCCCAATGGCTTCTCGGAGCAAGAGAGAGGGAAGAGGACATGCCTTCCCGGTGGACTCTCCAAGCTTCTGCTTGAAGATTGTTACTGCTGTGGATCTCCAAGATGGGAAG GAACTTCCAGAGCCAGCTGTGAGGAAGTATGGGAATTGTATGGCAGACTCCATATTCCTCAAGGTTCCCAATTGCGGAACATCATGGCCAATAGAACTGAAAAAAACGATTCGTGGTAGCCGAATCTGGTTACAAAAAGGATGGGAACAGTTCACAGACTTTTACTCCATAGACCAAGATTACTTCATAGTGTTCAGCTATGAAGGCGAACATTCTCATTTCCAAGTACACATTTTCCACTGTAACAATATGGAAATGGATTACCCAATTCGTGGAGGAG GAGCTGGTGGATGCATGTCTACACCCAATTTAAAAGGTAGCTCCTTTCCCTCTGCATCATCTGTTGGTAGAGACCAAAACAATGACAACCAACATGACTTTTATGGAGCTAACAATTTCATATTCGGGGACAAGCCAAGTTTTCGGATCACAATGACTGAATCATACTTGTCAGCTATATTG AGAGTACCTTCGTATTTCACCATCGAACATCTGTGTGAAATAGGGTCTTATTCCGATGTGACCTTACAAACTTCAGGTGAGAGAACTTGGACTGTTCATTGTACAATCGACAAAAGTAGGCGAAATGGAAGATTCAATGCTGCTGGTTGGAGAGCATTTGTGCAGGACAATCAATTGGAAGCAGGTGATGATTGTCTGTTCCAGTTGATAGGCGAACGTAAGCTCAAAGTCTACGTATACCGAGCTAAATGA